A genomic window from Lycium barbarum isolate Lr01 chromosome 4, ASM1917538v2, whole genome shotgun sequence includes:
- the LOC132635134 gene encoding uncharacterized protein LOC132635134, which translates to MVAIVKYGIIGVGMMGREHLINLYHLKSEGVSVVCIADPHVPSQKYAQKLAESFNWNLQVFAGHKQLLESGLCDVVVVSTPNMTHYEILMDIINHPKPHHVLVEKPLCTNVSDCKKVISAAKGRSDMLVQVGLEYRYMPPVAKLIDIVKEGALGIVKMVGIREHRFPFLVKVDNWNRFNCNTGGTLVEKCCHFFDLMRLFTGANPVRVMASGSMDLNHKDEVYDGRVPDMIDNAYVIVEFDNGCRGMLDLCMFAEGSKNEQEISVVGDIGKGEALVPESIVRWGTRAEGKNGIQTFLAEDKRIKYDGLHHGSSYLEHLQFLSAVRARGEQAPAVGLHDGLVSVAIGVAAQLSIQKGRSVTIEEVMHE; encoded by the exons ATGGTAGCAATAGTGAAATATGGGATTATTGGTGTTGGGATGATGGGAAGAGAACATTTAATCAATCTTTATCATCTCAAAAGTGAAGGAGTTTCTGTTGTTTGCATAGCTGACCCACATGTCCCTTCTCAAAAGTATGCCCAAAAGTTAGCAGAATCCTTTAACTGGAATCTCCAG GTTTTTGCAGGGCACAAACAGTTGTTAGAAAGTGGGCTCTGTGATGTGGTGGTCGTTTCAACTCCAAACATGACTCACTATGAGATTCTCATGGACATCATTAATCACCCAAAACCCCATCATGTTTTGGTGGAGAAGCCTTTATGCACAAATGTTTCAGACTGCAAAAAG GTTATAAGTGCTGCCAAAGGGAGATCAGATATGCTGGTACAAGTTGGGCTAGAGTACAGATATATGCCACCTGTTGCAAAGTTGATAGACATAGTTAAAGAAGGAGCTTTAGGAATTGTCAAGATGGTTGGAATTCGAGAACATCGATTTCCATTTCTTGTTAAG GTCGATAATTGGAATCGCTTCAATTGCAACACTGGGGGAACTCTGGTAGAGAAATGCTGTCATTTCTTTGATCTCATGAGGCTTTTCACTGGAGCTAATCCTGTTCGTGTGATGGCTTCTGGATCGATGGATTTGAATCACAAAGATGAAGTATATGATGGACGG GTGCCTGACATGATTGACAATGCTTATGTAATTGTGGAATTCGACAATGGTTGTCGTGGCATGCTTGACCTCTGTATGTTTGCTGAGGGAAGTAAAAATGAGCAAGAAATATCTGTAGTAGGTGACATTGGAAAG GGTGAAGCACTTGTGCCTGAGAGCATTGTGCGTTGGGGTACACGAGCTGAAGGAAAAAATGGCATACAAACCTTCCTAGCTGAAGATAAGCGAATAAA ATACGATGGGCTACATCATGGTTCAAGCTATTTGGAGCACCTCCAGTTTTTGTCAGCAGTAAGAGCAAGAGGAGAACAAGCTCCTGCTGTTGGTTTACATGATGGATTGGTTTCAGTAGCTATTGGAGTTGCTGCTCAGCTTTCGATTCAGAAAGGTCGATCTGTTACGATTGAGGAAGTCATGCATGAATAG
- the LOC132635133 gene encoding FHA domain-containing protein At4g14490-like, producing MEEPMLHLIMEKGPLSGQNLDYKPGSKIHIGRVIRGNTISIKDPGISSKHLSIHFESGSWVINDLGSSNGTFLNTVAIDPSQSTKLTDGDVVKIGELTSIKVKISAMEVDPVEEIEPKGRNTRRNTKRKAGLGVIDENSELGFGNVGPKRTTRNAKNLKIEVGNVDEVENFTVIEAEKEGKGNSRKTRGSKKVESVNEAENIDVVDVERENKRCSKRTRGSKKGESVKDVDDGVEEAENIDVERETKRPRRTRGSRKADSVKDGDGGVEESESLAVVEVEQQRKPSPRRTRGGSRKVESLGVVDADRERKPSPRRTRGSKRAQNVEEAKSSVAIDVEKEKKVCTRRTRGLRKEKDVENLHENVGECMELKQLGNGKGKGSTTTTVRSEEDGAMEKLERDQKDCEETVEDNADKGVERNVLEEVAVSNVGDANTSEVQMEEVVDLEKMTLGEWFDYLEVNLPKQIIDATEEMILGMKQKAEKFQEFMLQQKNANDCDGIPKG from the coding sequence ATGGAAGAACCAATGCTACACCTTATAATGGAAAAAGGTCCACTTTCTGGTCAAAATCTAGACTACAAACCCGGTTCAAAGATCCATATTGGTCGGGTCATCCGTGGCAATACAATCTCTATCAAAGACCCTGGTATCTCCTCTAAACACCTCAGTATCCATTTCGAATCCGGGTCATGGGTCATCAATGATCTCGGATCCTCAAACGGTACGTTTCTCAACACTGTCGCTATTGACCCGTCTCAATCCACTAAACTTACCGACGGTGATGTTGTAAAAATCGGCGAATTGACGTCAATTAAAGTCAAAATTTCAGCAATGGAGGTTGACCCAGTTGAAGAAATTGAGCCTAAGGGTAGAAATACTCGACGAAACACCAAGCGTAAGGCGGGATTGGGGGTGATTGATGAAAATAGTGAGCTAGGGTTTGGAAATGTGGGTCCCAAAAGAACGACTAGGAATGCTAAGAATTTGAAAATTGAGGTTGGAAATGTGGATGAAGTTGAGAACTTTACTGTAATTGAAGCTGAGAAAGAGGGGAAAGGGAATTCGAGGAAAACTCGAGGTTCTAAGAAAGTAGAGAGTGTGAATGAAGCTGAGAATATTGATGTAGTTGATGTTGAAAGAGAGAATAAACGGTGTTCGAAGAGGACTAGGGGTTCGAAGAAAGGGGAGAGTGTTAAAGATGTGGATGATGGTGTGGAGGAAGCTGAGAATATTGATGTTGAAAGAGAGACTAAACGTCCGAGGAGGACTAGGGGTTCTAGGAAAGCGGATAGTGTTAAAGATGGGGATGGTGGTGTGGAGGAAAGTGAAAGTCTAGCTGTAGTTGAGGTGGAGCAACAAAGGAAACCTAGTCCGAGGAGGACTAGGGGTGGTTCTAGGAAAGTCGAGAGTCTTGGTGTAGTTGATGCAGATAGAGAGAGGAAACCGAGTCCGAGGAGAACTAGGGGTTCTAAGAGAGCACAGAATGTGGAGGAAGCTAAGAGTTCTGTAGCAAttgatgttgagaaagagaagaAAGTGTGTACGAGGAGGACTAGGGGTTTAAGGAAGGAGAAAGATGTGGAAAATCTCCATGAAAATGTAGGTGAATGCATGGAATTGAAGCAACTTGGGAATGGGAAGGGGAAGGGAAGCACTACAACAACGGTGCGTTCGGAGGAAGATGGGGCGATGGAGAAGTTGGAAAGAGACCAAAAAGATTGTGAAGAAACAGTAGAGGACAATGCCGATAAAGGAGTTGAAAGAAATGTACTTGAGGAGGTGGCAGTTAGTAATGTTGGTGATGCAAACACGAGTGAAGTTCAAATGGAGGAGGTTGTGGATTTAGAGAAAATGACACTTggagagtggtttgattatttgGAGGTTAATTTGCCAAAACAAATAATTGATGCCACTGAGGAGATGATTTTAGGTATGAAACAGAAAGCAGAGAAATTTCAGGAGTTCATGTTGCAGCAGAAGAATGCAAATGATTGTGATGGAATACCAAAGGGTTAG
- the LOC132635131 gene encoding formyltetrahydrofolate deformylase 2, mitochondrial-like, producing MNLIHSQVSRFANRPFKTTQNHFRSTSTSLLHGIHQFHCPDVVGILARLSDCIASREGNILSADIFVPDDNHVFYSRSEFLFDPAKWPREQMDADFSELAKKFNAMKSLVRVPDIDPKYKIAILASKQEHCLVDLLHGWQDGRLPIDITSVISNHERGPNTHVIRFLERHGIPYYHLPTTKENKREGEILEIVEDTDFLVLARYMQVLSGDFLRSYKKDIINIHHGLLPSFKGSNPSKQAFDAGVKLIGATSHFVSEELDSGPIIEQLVERVSHRDNLRTFIQKSEDVEKRCLAKAIKSYCELRILPYEANKTVVFRS from the exons ATGAACTTAATTCATTCGCAAGTTTCTAGATTTGCGAATAGGCCCTTCAAAACCACACAAAATCATTTCAGGTCCACCTCAACTTCCTTGCTCCATGGCATTCATCAATTTCATTGTCCA GACGTGGTTGGAATCCTTGCAAGATTATCAGATTGCATAGCATCAAGGGAAGGAAATATTCTAAGTGCTGACATTTTTGTTCCAGATGACAACCATGTCTTTTATTCCAGAAG TGAATTTCTCTTCGACCCTGCTAAATGGCCACGAGAGCAAATGGATGCAGACTTCTCTGAGCTAGCTAAAAAGTTCAATGCAATGAAGTCTCTTGTTCGGGTTCCTGATATCGATCCAAAATATAAGATTGCAATTCTAGCTTCAAAGCAG GAACACTGTCTTGTAGACTTGTTGCATGGTTGGCAGGACGGGCGGCTTCCTATTGACATAACTTCTGTAATAAG CAATCATGAAAGAGGTCCAAATACTCATGTGATTCGGTTTCTTGAGAGGCATGGTATACCATACTATCATTTGCCAACGACTAAGGAGAATAAAAGAGAAGGAGAAATCTTGGAAATAGTTGAAGATACTGATTTTTTGGTACTTGCTAGATACATGCAG GTGTTATCTGGAGACTTCTTAAGAAGCTATAAGAAAGATATCATTAATATTCACCATGGCTTGTTGCCATCATTCAAGGGTAGTAATCCATCTAAGCAG GCTTTTGATGCTGGTGTTAAGTTGATTGGGGCGACAAGTCACTTCGTGAGTGAAGAACTAGATTCAGGTCCAATCATTGAGCAACTG GTTGAAAGAGTTTCTCATAGAGATAATTTGCGGACTTTTATACAAAAGTCTGAGGATGTCGAGAAAAGGTGTCTTGCAAAAGCTATCAAATCATACTGTGAGCTGCGTATTTTGCCATATGAGGCGAACAAGACTGTTGTTTTCCGGTCCTGA
- the LOC132635132 gene encoding uncharacterized protein LOC132635132 isoform X2, with amino-acid sequence MPMTVIEVEAPSPMRYMMGAAVMMMGVVLPLAYMMFRNKRVPSSSSYSKQT; translated from the exons ATGCCC ATGACAGTGATAGAAGTGGAAGCACCGAGCCCAATGAGGTATATGATGGGAGCAGCAGTAATGATGATGGGGGTAGTATTGCCACTTGCTTATATGATGTTTAGGAACAAACGCGTTCCTTCCTCTTCTTCTTACTCTAAACAGACGTAG
- the LOC132635130 gene encoding VAN3-binding protein, whose translation MEENYLLGWKKNDSDNWLVGVEEDQEMKVELPSVHQPQTPAEPMDFLSRSWSLSASELSKALAQKQKHYTFERKFSVINESLSPPPQLPETKVLNSQNGRRTGGIGRWFHNKDSHNSSVKKKEKARLENAHMHTVLSVAGLAAALAAVTAAENSNSSGSKMGMALASATELLASHCLEMAESAGAEHDRVASVVRSAVDIHSASDLVTLTAAAATALRGEAALKSRLPKEAKRNASISPCDRSMAETQSFAAAFTNDIDEHDSPFAGELLQLTRKGLQRWKRVSVYINKKFQVVIKLKSKHVGGAFSKNNKCVVYEVCDESEPWLFNKEIDSLDLYLRVKTAQGLLEFKCKNKSHKQKWVDGIQKLLDRTSLCEDTEGSMTMLKINNSF comes from the exons ATGGAGGAAAACTATCTTTTAGGGTGGAAGAAGAATGATTCAGATAATTGGCTTGTCGGTGTTGAAGAGGATCAAGAGATGAAAGTAGAGTTACCATCTGTTCATCAACCACAAACACCAGCCGAGCCAATGGACTTCTTGTCAAGATCTTGGAGCCTCTCAGCTTCTGAACTATCGAAAGCTCTTGCTCAGAAACAGAAACACTATACATTTGAAAGGAAATTTAGTGTGATCAATGAGTCACTTTCTCCACCTCCACAACTA CCAGAGACCAAGGTCTTGAATTCGCAAAACGGGCGAAGAACTGGGGGGATCGGAAGGTGGTTCCATAATAAGGATTCTCACAATAGCTCAgtcaagaagaaagaaaaagcacGCCTAGAAAATGCGCATATGCACACTGTCCTGTCGGTAGCGGGACTAGCTGCAGCGTTGGCTGCTGTAACAGCAGCAGAGAATTCAAATAGTTCAGGCTCAAAAATGGGCATGGCTTTAGCCTCAGCTACTGAACTCTTGGCCTCACATTGCCTTGAAATGGCTGAATCAGCCGGGGCGGAACATGATCGTGTAGCCTCAGTTGTTAGATCAGCAGTGGACATACATAGTGCTAGTGATCTAGTCACACTAACAGCTGCAGCTGCCACAG CTTTGAGAGGAGAAGCAGCTCTTAAGTCAAGATTACCAAAAGAAGCAAAGAGGAATGCATCAATAAGTCCATGTGACAGAAGCATGGCGGAAACTCAAAGTTTTGCTGCTGCTTTCACTAATGACATCGATGAACATGATTCTCCATTTGCGGGCGAATTGCTGCAACTCACAAGAAAAG GTCTTCAACGATGGAAACGTGTTTCTGTCTATATAAACAAAAAATTTCAG GTTGTGATCAAGTTGAAGAGTAAACACGTTGGTGGAGCTTTTTCTAAAAATAACAAAT GTGTTGTTTATGAAGTATGTGATGAAAGTGAACCATGGCTATTCAACAAAGAGATTGACAGCCTAGATTTGTACCTTAGAGTAAAGACTGCTCAGGGTCTTTTGGAGTTCAAATGCAAGAACAAAAGCCATAAACAAAAATGGGTTGATGGAATTCAGAAGCTTCTTGATCGAACGAGTTTATGTGAAGATACTGAGGGATCAATGACAATGTTGAAAATCAACAATAGCTTTTAA
- the LOC132635132 gene encoding uncharacterized protein LOC132635132 isoform X1 produces the protein MPMTVIEVEAPSPMRYMMGAAVMMMGVVLPLAYMMFRNKRVPSSSSYSKQTNKVLI, from the exons ATGCCC ATGACAGTGATAGAAGTGGAAGCACCGAGCCCAATGAGGTATATGATGGGAGCAGCAGTAATGATGATGGGGGTAGTATTGCCACTTGCTTATATGATGTTTAGGAACAAACGCGTTCCTTCCTCTTCTTCTTACTCTAAACAGAC GAATAAGGTTCTTATATAG